A segment of the Lolium perenne isolate Kyuss_39 chromosome 3, Kyuss_2.0, whole genome shotgun sequence genome:
GCCGGGCCACGTCCGTTATGTAGGACTGCGCGAACACGCCGGCGGAGGGCGGGAAGGAGTTGGCCACCGCGTCGAACCGTATTGCGGTGGACACCTTGATGCCGCCGAGGCCGACGGCCGACAGCGCGGCGTTGAGGTTCCGGATGGCCGGGACGATGTTCCGCGTGTCGCCGCCCTGGACCTCGTTGCCGGCGGTGATGTACTTGATGGTCAGGCCCTGGTAACGCTGCACGTTGTCCTTGACCCAGGCGGCCGCGTTGGAGGCGCTGGCGGCGATGCTGCCGAGCTGATCGTTGCCGACGTCGATGATGAGGCCGATGCCGGAGTTACGTAGGGCGGAGAGCGCCTGCCCGTCGGCGAAGTAGATGCGCATGTCCGTGATGCCCTTGGACCTGTAGAGCTGCACCACCTCGCTCCGGGACGGGAGGTTGTTGCCGATCACGCCGTAGCAGACACCGATGGACTGCACACCTGCATGCGTAGTGCCACTATTCGTTAGCTGTCCACTCCTACGTACGTGCCTGACGTGAAGGAAGAACTGACTTATTTATTCGTAGGAACCGATGCTAAGATTGATTTGGCTCAGTACTCTGGAGTAGCGTCTATCACTCTCCCTCTCTATCTTTTCTAGAGTACTTGGCTTATCGATTTTGCTAATTCTAAGTCGATCGAGAATTATCAGTTGCTTTCCAAACCGTTGGATTGATTCATGATTCGGGTTGTCCTAGTTACACATGGGCTACAAAAAAGATATCTACCGTTGAATTTGATTCGTGATTTGTGCTGACTTATGAGTTGCACACAAGATCAAGGCATACCCCATGTCATCAAAATCACCCACCAAGTTTTGTGAAACAGATCACAAATTCCATCATGATTCAACAAGTTATCGTGATTTCTCGGGCCATTAACACTGATCCTGCATGCAGGCTAAAGATTATAAGCGGCCCGGTTGTATATGTTAGATTCAGTTAAATTAATCGATGAGCTAAAGTGTATTAATGCTTAAATTGAAGTGAAATGTTCTAATTTTACTATGGGACACTCTAGGGGTACATCAGCGCCCCAAAAAACAAGGGGTACATCAAAAAATTATCATCAAAATATCAAAATCGTGCATATAGAAAATTGtaaagaagaagacgaagaagaagaagaaaggagagACCCAGCCATTATTTTCAAATCTTTTCAACTTAGCAGCGCAAGTTTCTCGATGAGGATAGTTATCTGTCATAGTGGGATTTACTCAGCATGTGAGGTTTTCAACGACTCATGAATTTTGCTTTGCCTAGCATACAAGTATGCAGTGCATGCAACGCAGTCCGAAAAATAAGAAGATGCAGAGATTGTCAGAGCATGTACATGTAGGGGCAGAAGCAAATGCTCCAACAATGAGAGCAACCGCAAGCATAGAAGCAACATCCTGCCTCGCCATTGCTCCAAGCTAGCTCGATCCCTATATATGCTGCTTCTCGGTGCCACGCTAACTGGGTGTGCCAATGCAGCTGCACTACTCCCCCCTTATATAGAAGCTCTCAGGCACCTGCCTGCCATGGCGTGTGGTCAAGTTACACGTACGTACCTTGTTTGACTCGTAACAACCACGTAACTGAAGATGCCCGCCATGGCTGGCCAGGGTATACGTACGTAAGTGCATGCCACGGACGTCTTTCTTCCACGGAGAGGAGAGCACTGAAACTCAGGCGAAAAAATAGTCCAGGGGTTGTGGAATATCTCGGGATTTTTCTGTTTTACTTATATTTATATGTAGAGGCTCTGTCCTGGAAATGCAATTCTAACGACGTCTCGTcctcagcctctgcatcaatagatacaCACGGCTTGTTTTATTAACCAGAAGTACGAGTTCGACACAATTCAACCATTACAATCAATCAAAGGGTAGAGTCGATACTAGAATCAACCAAAAGAAAGCACGGTCTATAGAAAAGCTATCTATTTGCTATTCTATTAAGATGCCGAcatccagtagcctggaaaaaACAGTCCTGAGCAACCACTAGCATCCGGTTGCACCTAGTAACTATAATGAATAAATGGTTAACGGTCTCTGTAGAATCACAAAAACGATATTTTTAACACCCATTCCACTTCCGTTTAGCTAGATTGTCCTTAGTAAGAAGCACTTTATTACTAAGAAACCACATAAATATCTTAATTTTTAGGGGAATCTTTAATTTCCATAAATATTTTTGAAGGTATACAGTATGCCCATTCATTAAGTCAAGGTACATAGACTTGACTGAAAAAACCCCGGAATCAGTAAGTCCCCAAATAAACTTATCAGATTCAGCCGATAAAGTAACTGTCATTAGCTGTTGACAAAGGTGTAACCATTGCAGCCATTTATGATCGTTCAAACTTCTTCTAAAAGAAATATTTATAGGCACCGTTGCAAATACCGTTGATGCTAAAATATTTTTATGTTGCACAATATTATAGAGCATGGAATATTGTTGGGAAAGAGGCAAGTTTCCCATCCAAATATCCTCCCAAAACCTCACACTTGTCCCATCCCCTATTTTGAAGTATCCTCTTTTAAGTCATTCTTAACATGCATGAGTCCTTTCCAAAAGGATGAGTCCGTTGGTTTAGCTTCAACTTGAGCAAGCGTTTTGTTTTTTAAGTATTTATTAAATAACAATTGCTGCCACATACCCTCCTCGGAAAGGAGTTTAAACAGCCATTTACTCAGTAAACATTTATTCTTTAGCTCAAGTACCTCAATACCAAGCCCCCCTTGATTCTTAGGTCTACAAATAATGTTCCATTCGATAATCTATATTCCCTCTgttccaaaatgtaaggcgtctaaggattggttAAAGTTAAACATTACAaattttgaccaaatatttaggaaaatatatttacatctacaatatcaaatggacatattaagaaaatatacttgcCGGTGAATCTATTGATGTTGGTTCAGTAttgtaaatgttcatatttttgtgtataaacttggtcaaacttaaaaaacgttgacttttgactaattcttagacgccttacattttgaaACGGATGGAGTACTTATTATTTTCATCAGATTGCCAAAAGAAATTAGATCGATAATAATCTATTCCGAACTCCAACTggaatttccaaaaaggaaagcatAAACATAGGTAAACTCGTGAGTACAGAGTTAATCAACACCAGCGCCTATCTCCGTAAGATAGCATATGATTCGTCCATTCCTATGTGCACCATGAAATTACCGACTAAGTTACAAATATACTTAATCGTATGATCCATGTCTTCGATCTGTAGCGCAAATTACGAAGAGAAACGGACGATTAAAATTTGACCGGTAGATCAGGATGCTGCTAGAAAAATCGCTTTACGCTCTGTCCTGCTATTTCTTCGATCGGTAACTAGTTTGTTTCAGGTTGGTTTGTAGCATGCGTATGAGTACGGTTACGGGTATCTATGCTGCTTATCTTGACGTACGAGCAAGTGCCCTATACGTACTACGTACGTAGTATGTTAGAATTTCCGGTCTGAGGTGCTAACGGACTGGAACGGTGGCTTGTACCGTAGTGGCTTTCCACATGTGCCGA
Coding sequences within it:
- the LOC127338862 gene encoding glucan endo-1,3-beta-glucosidase GII-like; the encoded protein is MARQDVASMLAVALIVGAFASAPTCVQSIGVCYGVIGNNLPSRSEVVQLYRSKGITDMRIYFADGQALSALRNSGIGLIIDVGNDQLGSIAASASNAAAWVKDNVQRYQGLTIKYITAGNEVQGGDTRNIVPAIRNLNAALSAVGLGGIKVSTAIRFDAVANSFPPSAGVFAQSYITDVARLLASTGAPLLTNIYPYFAYRDNPRDIQLNYATFRPGTTVRDDNNGLTYTCLFDAMVDAVHAALEKAGAPGVRVVVSESGWPSAGGFGASADNARAYNQGLIDHVGGGTPKRAGALETYIFAMFDENQKTGIETEKHFGLFRPDKSPAYAIRF